The sequence GCCTTTACTTGTTTAAGCAAACTTTCTACCACGGCCTCCGGCCAATATTCGATATCGCAATTGACTCCTTGTACCGTAACAAAAGTGGTCTTCACATCGTCGTTGTTATAGACAATTTCTTCGATATCGTTTAAGGAGTGAAATTCTTTCTTAATAACAAACACATCTAGATCTGATTTTGAATTACCAATTCCTTGGATCAGCGATCCACTCAAAAAAACATAATCCTCATCATTAAGAGCAATCGCTTTTAACAACTCCTCTTTAATCTCATCAATATTAAGCATCCGGTTAGCTCCTTAACTTAAATTTAGTAGGAATCCAAGCTAGCTCTGACTTTGGATATTCGCTCAAATAAATGGAGAAGTAAATAGCCCAAACCAAAGTAACCTAGGCCCAAAAGAAGCTCTTTAATGATATGGCTGAATACAAGTGCTGAAAACCCATCACTATTTAATAATTGACAAGCAACAATCCCGTTAGTAAGCGGCAGGAAGCCCGAGATATGCTGAATCCATATGGGAAGATGTGACAGAGGAACTACAGCACCGCTGAACAGCCAAAGAACAAACATGCATAGATTCATAATTAAATTCAGATCCCGTACAATATAACCGGCTGAACCGATTAATAGACCAAATCCCATTGCAGAAAACATACTGCATAAAATAATGATCGTTAGAAATCCAAAATCAGGAGTAAACACATTCACATGAAAAACTAGCAGGCTAAAGATAAATCCCATTAATACGGATAAACATCCATCAATAATATGCATAAATGCTCGTCCTATAAATACAAAGAATTTATTAGCCGTGGAGGCTATGACCAGGGTTAATGTGCCAAAGCGCCTTTCCTGCGTAATCACAAAACCGACCCCGAATAATGCATTATAAGCACATAATAAAAAAGAATTTCCGATTATATAGCTAGTCATTTTTTCGTCGCCGTAAATATACCGGGATAGCAGCACCAAAAAAGATAGCTGGCAGAGGGGGTTTGCTATCTTGATTAGAATAAAAGTTTTGAAATCCATAAAACCGTACAATGCTTTATAGGATAATAACGATTGCCGAAAAAACCTTGCAAGATTAGTCCCCATCTCAATGCACTCCCAGAGTTCCTTTTTCTCTTATTAAACTATTGAAATTTTTATAGAACAGTACCATTAAAGCTAGATATATCACATTCAGCAAACTAAATACGCTTAACTTCCATATGAAATCCGGGTAGCTCAGATTGCCTGACATACTCTCTTTTAGCAGATCCGTGGACCAGGTTGGAGATAAAATATAAGAAAACCATTGCAACCCTTTGGGCAAAAGTGTAACGGGGAATACAACTCCACACAAAATAAAAACAGGGTACTCTAAACAGTTCATAAATACTCTGGAATTCCTCGAAAGAGTGAAAAGTAAGGCTAACAGTAGGGAAATAATGATAAAGGATAAAATAGTTACGATAGCGGATGAGATAAAAAGCAGTGGCTGTCCTATTGTGACCCTAAACCCTAGCAATCCCGTTACACAGACGATACTAATCACAACGGAGAACAGACCTAAGGCGATGTTTCCCAATACCTTTCCCAAATAAATAATTCTGAAATCACTTGGCACAGTGTATATCGTTTCTAAAGTACCCATATATCTTTCACGTTCAATATCACTTGCAGAGGAATAAATCATTGAACTCCACAGATTCATGATCCCGGTTCCGATAATAATACGTTCACCGATGTCTGAAAGCTCGGAACGATTATACATAAAGTAAAGCAGTAGGGAATAAAACAATGGCTGTAGAATAATGACAAACCGGAAGGTAGGTCTGGAGAAGCTTTGCTTCATGTGGATAATAAAGCTAGCACAAATTGTCCTTAATATGTATTTCATGAGGACTCCTTGACATAACTGATATAAATGTCTTCCAAACTAGCCTCTTTCATTTCTATTCCTTTGATTTCGTAATCAGATAAATAACCGATTATTGCTTTCATTACGGCTGAAGGGTTAACCGAAAGTATTTTAAGCAGATCCCATTCGTCTTTCCTCTGTCTCTGCACAGAAGAGGATTCTCCGATTTCGGATATAATTTGTTCAACAGTTGAATCCGATAATGGACTCACCTTAATTTCGAGCATTGAAGCCTCATTTTTACCCTTTTTTATATTCGCAGTCGTGTCCAGGGCAAGTATTTTCCCTTTATCCATGATTGCGAGTCTATCGCACAATTCATCAGCCTCATACATGTAATGGGTTGTAATAACAATTGTTTTGCCTTTTTGGGATAGATTCTTCACAATATTTCTCAGTTCCTTGGCACCCACTGGGTCTAGGCCTATCGTAGGTTCATCCATAAACAAAATTTCAGGATCATTTACAAGACCTCTCGCAATTTGCAATCTTTGCTTCATGCCCTTAGAGAAATTTTCTACTCGTTCGTCTCCCCGTTCCTCCAACCCAACCAATTTAAGCAATTCGGGAATCCTCTCTTCTTTGACCTTTTTCGGGATCTTATAAAGATCTGAGAAGTAGAGCAAATTATCCCTCGCGCTGAGTCTCCAATACAGATTGCGTTCCCCACCATATATGAAATTAATAAGGGGTCTAAGCAGCTTTTCTTCACCAAACGGCTTATATCCCAGCACTTCGACTTCCCCTCCTGAAGGAGCAAGCAGGGTTGTAAGAATCTTAATGGTAGTTGTCTTTCCCGCCCCATTAGGTCCAAGTAAACCAAATATTTCTCCTCGTTTTACCTCAAAGGAAATATCATTGATTGCATGCGTAGTCTTTTTCACTTTTTTAAAAATACCATTATTGAACGTATAATCTCTTTTCAAATTACGAACCTTAATTACAGTGTCCATCACAACAACTCTTTTCTATCAACGTTGACACTGAAAATATGTATATACCTTAAATTAAGGATGATCCTCGGCGAATTATAAACCAAATGCGCCAGAATAGATGGCAGCAAAGAATGAGAAAGAATAAATAGTTCGCCAGAGGTTAGCCCAAACAGAATCTGGATAATAAAATCATACGAACTAAAACGGTTAGACCACTGGGTTCCATAATGTGAGAGAAAGAAGAGAAAAGCACCTAAAAACAAATTAATCACATATAACTCTCCAACCGTGATCATAACAAATCTAAAAAAATACTCTTCAGCAACTGGTGCAGCAATTAGCAAAATGATCGTTGACCACAGATCAATTCGTTCTTTGACTGGTGATAAAGCTATAAAATCAGCGGATAATATGACTTTCCATTCCTTCAACTTAGGCAAAATAAAGGCTAGTCCAATAATTATTCCCACGCCAGACCAGATAGTCCAATATTCAAAATACGTCTCCGGATATTTACCTATTGCCAACGGTACCAGCATAGGAAGGATATAAAAGCTTCTTCTAATCAAAAGTGAACTTGCTCTATACTTCTGGGAGCGAATTCTGCGCACATTGCCCATAATTAGAATCTGTAGCGTCCATAGTGCACAAAATTCACTATATCCAGAATCTGATATGGACATTAGCAGCAATAAAAAGATACTTGCCCATAGCAGATTTTCTCTACCGTTCATATAGTTGCTTTCCTTAATCATTTCACACCCCCAGAGAACAACTAGGGTGACAATAATAGCATATCGCCACCCTGGTTATTCCTTCTGCTAGTTACTGCTCATGCATAAGAGCAGCTGGAATTTTGATCTCAGTTGCCTTTGGTTTATTATACTTTTTCATGTTATCACCCCCTTTTGGGATTCGATCAGTTCAAATAGCTTAACAATAGTTGTCTGTATATCCTCGTCTACTTCCAAAAAAAGAATGTTCGGAAAAGCTTTGAGCCTATCGAACATATTTAAACAATTAGAAAAAGACATCTGTTTATCCTGTTGCAGGCCATGCCAGTTCATTGAATAGGTATCCTGCGGCGTGAAGCAGTTCAAAGCGAGAATATCCTGCAAATCTGCAGATTCATTCTTATTGAGCAGAACTATCATGTAAGTAAGAGGTGAGCTGGAGACTCTTCTGTCCACGCCTATTTGTGAAGGCAGCAGCTGCAACTTCGAATGAATTCTTCCCAACGTGGTATCATCAATCTCTGCATAATCAGTTGGAAAGAGATGAGTAGTGTGCTCAAAGTTCTTAATGGTTTTATAGGTCAAATTATAGTAAGTTGGCCACCCATAAACTGTGAACTTCCCTTCCTGTTCCTGTAAATATATACGGTCTCTGGAGACTTCCGAATATCCATAATCATAGATTAAATTCAAAGACAAGGTAGTTTTCCCCTTCCCTTTATCTCCCATAAAAATAATTCCTTCATTGTTACTGTTCATGACTGCAGAAGCATGGTACATTATGGCTCCTGTTTCTTTTTCAATCATAACTTTCACAAAATCTCTGGTAACTCGGATTCCGTCTCTGGATAACATGGAGATATCTTTATTCAATATTTTGATATGTTTTGTGAAATAATTCACTATATAGACGCTTTTGGTGAGTTGATTATAAACATATCGAACATACCCTTTATCTAAGTAAAATCCTTGTTCATTAAAAGCAGGCTTATCGCTACTATGAATAGAAATCCGTTCACCTTTCTCCAAGATAGTACCTATCTCTGGCGAATGTTCCTCTAGCAGCTCCACTATGAAATGACATTTCCCTTCTGTTTCTGACGGTTTAAAGTAGTCCTCCAGAAATGGAAATATGAATGCTTCCAGAGCTTCAGAACAAACAAGTCCCCAGATGATACTGAGGTAAGACAACCTTTTCATCTGATCCATCATCTCCTAAGAAATCCTACTTAATGTTGGCTCGAAACGCTTTGTAATCGGGAATGTGGTAACTCGGATAAGTAATTGATCCATCCTCCAACCCTCTTTTTACTCCAAAGGATTGAAGAAATTTGTCTAGCTTCTCATCGTAATTGGAATTTGCAATGTTGATGGTCGGAAAGCCTGCTGTGTAACAAGCTGCTAAATCGCCTCCGGGACTGATACGAAGAGATTTGCAGTTCTGCTTAACACAGAAATAACCTCTTGTATGGTGGTACACTATTGCAATAGGAGTTTTATAATTGTTTACTGTCCAATAATCACAAGCCCAATTATTACCTTTCACATTGTTGGCAGGCATAAGACTTCCGAGTTCCTTTTGCAGAAACTCTTCCAGCTCACGTTTGGAGACATGGTTGTCCAGAAAGAAGTCACCCGGCTGTTCGGACGTGGAGAATGGAAGTAGTTCCATTAAGCGCAGAATAATTTCATGTTCCTGACAAAACTCGATCATTGTTAATATTTCATTGAAGTTATACCTTCTCAGAACAACCATATTTATCTTTATAGATTCAAAGACTGATTTACTTATAGCAATACCTCGGAGCACCTTTTCTAAATGATCCGTTTGGCTGATATTATGAAATATATCGGGGTTAATGGAGTCAACGCTTATGTTTACCCGCTTTACTCCAACTTCACTTAAATCCTCGGCGTATTTATACAGAAGTGAACCATTTGTTGTCAAATAATAATTAAGATGATGACCGTTATTCTTGACCGTTCTTAACACTTCTACAAGTGAAGGTAACAGTAAAGGTTCACCACCCGTAATATGCACGTCTTTAATTCCCAGTTCGGCCGAAATCGTTAGAATTTCAATTAAATCTTGAGAGGTTAAATCATTCTTTTGCCCACATTCTCCTTCAGGATTACAGTACACGCAGCGGTAATTACACTGCGGTGTAACCCCAATTCGTAATAGATAACCTATTCCCACTGCTAATTCCTCTGCACACTTTGCCATTACAACTCGCTCCTCTTCATCACAAATCCTTGTTTATATTCCTTCTCGTGTATTCTGGAATAACAAATCTTATTCCCTTCTATGCAATAGATATATTCATTAGGTACGTCCATAGCCAAAACCTTATCTATATCCAGGTTACAGAGCAGCTTAATTAGAATTTTGTTGATTGCTTTGTGTGCTACAATCACTGCGTTTTCCTTAATATAAAGTCTTGAAATCTGGTCGGTAAAATATTGCAGCCTTCCTTCCAAATCTTCGTAGTTTTCCCCGCCGGGATAACAGAACCTATAACGGGATAGCTTATCCGAATCTTTTTCACTTCTTCTTGAAAGTTCGGATTTGTGAACTCCCTCTGCTGTACCACAGCATTTTTCCGTCAGACAATCTTCAAGTATGATAGGAATCTGGTGCCTACCCGAAATGAATTTCGCTGTATTATAGGCTCTGCCAAGTGGACTGGAGAACAATGCATTCACCTTTATACCATAAAAGAAGTGTGACAGTAGTATTGCTTGTTGAATACCTTCTTTTGTTAATTCAGAGTCCTTTCTCCCTTGAACAATATTTTGTGATGACCACCGCGTTTCTCCATGTCTTGCAATATAAATAGCCAAGTTTACCCCCTTAAGTTAAAGCGAAAACGCCTTAAATCGATGAAATGTTTTTATTTACCATATTATACATTTGGTACACTGTATTTCAATATATTTATTTGTATTTTTATGTAATAAAAAGTAAATAAAAGTCGAAAGTAAAGACCATTATGTGAACTGAATTTAGTTATATATTTGTGGAGCACGATATCAATGGCTTCTGTTACTAAAACACAAATAACAAGGCAACTTCTCACTCTTTTCTGATAGTTAATCTTATCCACAGCAAAAAGACTGTCCCAAATCTATAATAACTTGGGACAGCCCCTGAGACCCTTTTTTCTAATACATGTTCCTAATTCACTTGTTCAGTTGTGCCAATAATTTCAGCAGCACCGTCACAGCCTCAGCTCTTGTAGCAGAGTCTTGAGGGGCGAACTCGTTGTCCCCTTTTCCTTGCACCATCCCGGCTTGCTTCACGAAATCCACGCTGGCTTTCGCCCATGCTGGAATATCTTTGTCATCGGCGAAGCTTGTGGTCAGCTTGACTTCGGTAGACTCACCCAGCGCTTTGGCGAGGATGACGGCCATCTCGGCGCGTGTAATTTCTGCATTCGGACGGAAACCGCCGTCCTCATACCCTGTAATAATGCCTGCTCGCACCGCTTGTGCGATTGCCGTCTGCGCCCATGCTCCGATTTTTGCTGTATCTGTGAAGGTCAATTGAGCTCCTGCGTCTTGCGTTTTCAGCACTTTCATCAGCATCACTGCGAATTCCGCACGTGTCACCGTACGATTCGGCTGGAACGTTCCGTCTAGGTAACCCTTAACCATCCCAATGCTCAGCGCTTGTTTGATGCTTGCTTCTGCCCAATGTCCTGCGACATCGCTGAAGTTGATTTCCGTAGGTGTGTCTGTTACGGGCTCGTTTACTGGTAATCCCGTCGCTTTGTCTACACTAAGTACTGCATATTTCCCTAAATGATTGACCTCTATTAGGATGTGATTCCCTTCGATCTTGCCACCTGCTACTTCAACCCATGCTTTCCTCACTTCGTCATAGTAGAATACCGCTGCCT comes from Paenibacillus sp. 19GGS1-52 and encodes:
- a CDS encoding ABC transporter permease, with translation MGTNLARFFRQSLLSYKALYGFMDFKTFILIKIANPLCQLSFLVLLSRYIYGDEKMTSYIIGNSFLLCAYNALFGVGFVITQERRFGTLTLVIASTANKFFVFIGRAFMHIIDGCLSVLMGFIFSLLVFHVNVFTPDFGFLTIIILCSMFSAMGFGLLIGSAGYIVRDLNLIMNLCMFVLWLFSGAVVPLSHLPIWIQHISGFLPLTNGIVACQLLNSDGFSALVFSHIIKELLLGLGYFGLGYLLLHLFERISKVRASLDSY
- a CDS encoding ABC transporter permease, translated to MKYILRTICASFIIHMKQSFSRPTFRFVIILQPLFYSLLLYFMYNRSELSDIGERIIIGTGIMNLWSSMIYSSASDIERERYMGTLETIYTVPSDFRIIYLGKVLGNIALGLFSVVISIVCVTGLLGFRVTIGQPLLFISSAIVTILSFIIISLLLALLFTLSRNSRVFMNCLEYPVFILCGVVFPVTLLPKGLQWFSYILSPTWSTDLLKESMSGNLSYPDFIWKLSVFSLLNVIYLALMVLFYKNFNSLIREKGTLGVH
- a CDS encoding ABC transporter ATP-binding protein translates to MDTVIKVRNLKRDYTFNNGIFKKVKKTTHAINDISFEVKRGEIFGLLGPNGAGKTTTIKILTTLLAPSGGEVEVLGYKPFGEEKLLRPLINFIYGGERNLYWRLSARDNLLYFSDLYKIPKKVKEERIPELLKLVGLEERGDERVENFSKGMKQRLQIARGLVNDPEILFMDEPTIGLDPVGAKELRNIVKNLSQKGKTIVITTHYMYEADELCDRLAIMDKGKILALDTTANIKKGKNEASMLEIKVSPLSDSTVEQIISEIGESSSVQRQRKDEWDLLKILSVNPSAVMKAIIGYLSDYEIKGIEMKEASLEDIYISYVKESS
- a CDS encoding CPBP family glutamic-type intramembrane protease; the encoded protein is MIKESNYMNGRENLLWASIFLLLLMSISDSGYSEFCALWTLQILIMGNVRRIRSQKYRASSLLIRRSFYILPMLVPLAIGKYPETYFEYWTIWSGVGIIIGLAFILPKLKEWKVILSADFIALSPVKERIDLWSTIILLIAAPVAEEYFFRFVMITVGELYVINLFLGAFLFFLSHYGTQWSNRFSSYDFIIQILFGLTSGELFILSHSLLPSILAHLVYNSPRIILNLRYIHIFSVNVDRKELL
- a CDS encoding radical SAM protein translates to MAKCAEELAVGIGYLLRIGVTPQCNYRCVYCNPEGECGQKNDLTSQDLIEILTISAELGIKDVHITGGEPLLLPSLVEVLRTVKNNGHHLNYYLTTNGSLLYKYAEDLSEVGVKRVNISVDSINPDIFHNISQTDHLEKVLRGIAISKSVFESIKINMVVLRRYNFNEILTMIEFCQEHEIILRLMELLPFSTSEQPGDFFLDNHVSKRELEEFLQKELGSLMPANNVKGNNWACDYWTVNNYKTPIAIVYHHTRGYFCVKQNCKSLRISPGGDLAACYTAGFPTINIANSNYDEKLDKFLQSFGVKRGLEDGSITYPSYHIPDYKAFRANIK
- a CDS encoding histidine phosphatase family protein, which produces MAIYIARHGETRWSSQNIVQGRKDSELTKEGIQQAILLSHFFYGIKVNALFSSPLGRAYNTAKFISGRHQIPIILEDCLTEKCCGTAEGVHKSELSRRSEKDSDKLSRYRFCYPGGENYEDLEGRLQYFTDQISRLYIKENAVIVAHKAINKILIKLLCNLDIDKVLAMDVPNEYIYCIEGNKICYSRIHEKEYKQGFVMKRSEL